The Acinonyx jubatus isolate Ajub_Pintada_27869175 chromosome B3, VMU_Ajub_asm_v1.0, whole genome shotgun sequence genomic interval ggggagagaaaacaaaataaataataaaatgctagaCCTAAATGACCGTGTTAATAATTTCATTAACTATAGGGGACTGCATACTAATTAAAGATGTGTTATCAGATTGAAAAAAATACctactatatgctgtctacaacaaacccattttaaatataaagatatatatgttaaaaagtaTGGACAATGTATCATacaaatggtgaaaaaaaatggGAGCTGTTATATTAATAGCTTATATTAATTACTTTTCTGAAGTGCACTTCAGAAAACGTTACTAGGGAAGAAAATAGACATGACATAAtcataaaatggtaaatttagcaagaagacataaaaatcataaattttcATGTCCTGAatgaaaaagctttaaaatacatGAGTAAAAAATGGGTGGAAttgaaaagacaaatagaaaagtcCACACCTATGCTTGATGGAAAAGGTATGTAGAGAAATGAATTAGGATACAGAAGACCTAGGTAACACTCTTAACCAAGTGGATCCAATAATCATTTCTGGAGCACTCTACCCAACAATAgcaaaatacacacattttttcaagtgtacatgcAATATCCATGAAGACAGATTATATTCTGAACCATAAGGCAAACtttaccagaattttaaaaattgaaatcatacaaaataattCTCTGGCAATCACAGAATTACGTTAAAGATGAATGGAATGACATGTGGGAAaatcccaaatatttggaaattaacacACTTTTAcagggtgctcagtaaatattagtaaaTGCATAAATTTTATGCATCCATTTAATCCTGTCATTAAGATTTCTCCAtatgatgttttatttcttttgtgtgtgaatgtttTAACAGTTTTGAAGGtttatagttcatttttaattattcactGTTTATaagttaattctttaattttgcaTTACCTCCACAGACAGTATCCATTGACTTCTCACTATGAGAAAGAAACTATTAAACTTTAACCCTTTACCCCCTTCTCCATCTCCCTTCACtcaatttgatttgattttagtATTCCTAGTTCTTTTAATCATTATCCTTATACTTCAACATACTTAATTATCCTTAAAGTGATGTGTTGATTTTCTTCGACTGAGAAAGGTGAGGAAAAACAGAGTTTTTCagtagaaatgtttttttaaatttttgtttaagttaATTACTCTTTAATACTGTCATAGTTTGTAACGTTTGTATTCTGTTCTTTAATCATAATACccagaattttttaatattaggcTTTATAATTGAATATGTCATCTCTAGTCACTTTTTGATTAGTGGAGCTTAttctttgatggttttcttttataagaCCTCAAGGGAACTCTGTTTCCTAaggtgtttgtttgcttgttttgttattttgtaggctgtttattttgtgtgtgtgaagtctGGTAACTTCAACTGGATTGGCCTTGATGTGGCCCATGcaataacattttttcccctgggTTATGATaggctctttaaaaaatttttttttaacatttatttatttttgagacagagagagacagagcatgaacaggggaggggcagagagagagggagacgcagaatccaaaacaggatccatgagatcatgacctgagccaaagtcggacgcttaaccgactgagccacccaggcgccccatgacaggctctttAGACTGTAGTTCAATGCTTCTTTCATTTCAGAGaagttttcttttgaatttttttctttaccaattaTAGTGAACGCTAAGGAAcactaatttttcatttcttagatcttattttaatctgtattttttatttttttcttccaagattttatttaaattgaggttagttaacatatatagtatagtattggttttaggagtagaatttagtgattgatcatttatatataacacccagtgctcatcccaacaagtcccctccttaatgtctatcacccatttagcccatgcccccatccactcccctccagcaaccctcagtttgttctctgtactgaaggatctctcatggtttgccttcctctctgtttttatcttatttttccttcccttcccctatggtcatctgttttgtttcttaaattacacatatgagtgaaatcatacgctatttgtctttctctgacttatttcacttagcataatacactctaattccatccacgttgttgcaagtggcaaggtttctttgttttgatggCTGATAGTccactgtgtatgtatgtgcatatatatatatacatatatacatatatgcgccatatcttctttattcattcatcaattgatggacgtttgggctctttccataattaggctattgcTGGTAGTGCTgttataagcattggggtgcatgtggcccctttgaatcagtatttttgtgtcctttggataaatacttagtactgtaattgctgggtcatggggtagttccttttctacctttttggagaaacctccatactattttccagcaTTATTGCACAGAACTCcctaataaatataataataatgaaaaagtttcaaACATTGTGAGCATACCAagatgtgacacagagacatgaagtaaacaaatactgttggaaaaatggcactgatagaCTTGTTTAATGCAGGATTGCCACAAAACTTCAATCTGTAAAAGTGCAATACCTGccaagtgcaataaaatgaggtatgcctgtgcTTCTTGAATTTGTCCGATTTGTTTTTTaccatttcatattttctgtcaGTTATTTCTTTGCATAACCCATAtgtattttctgtcattttagaaagaagttctatcttgaaaaatgtatagaaaattttGTTCCTTTCACTACTTCATGGCATAAAACCTTCTATTATGTTTATTGTATATACCTTAtgccattttcccttttctccttgaagattttcttgaagtttatttactttgaaagagagttctagaatcccaagcaggctccacacgtggtgcctgatgtggggctcaaactcagaaactgcaagatcatgacctgagccgaaattaagaggtggacgcgtaaccaactgagcctcccaggggcccctgaagtATCTTCATATAGGTCATCacctgatttattttataataaaattattataatatataatatgattaatttttaagtttttatttttaagtaatctctacacccaacgtggagctcagaCTTAAatccctgagattaagagtcatgtgctctCGCTTTTTGGGATGatcaccaggtgttgtatggaaccaatttgacaataaactatattaaaaaaaaatcctgtgctctacagactgagccagtcaaGCACCTGAATTATTAATCTCATATACTAATTAAATATACTAGAAATGTGAAAGAATAGTGTGAAGGAGGAACTAAGGGATTTAATGGATATGATAGAAGGCATCTGAGTTTGGAATGTTGTCTGCAAATACACTCTCATCTGTTGGGACGACTCTCTCATGGATTCCTTGGCTAACTACTCCCTGGCACAGAGCAGCCATACTTGTTAATTTTGGTCATGTGTCTTAAGATTTATCCTTTTCATTACATAATGGGAACAGTCAGGTGTTTGGCTGCttccccccaccctaccccctgCTTCTTGCCTTGAGTTTTCTTTCATTCCTCCACAAATGGCCTCCTTACGCCAAAGATGCTgtatctgtgtctttctctttaagATTCTTTCCTTGGTTACTCTGTGGAGTGAGGGTTCACACACTCCCATGTTTCTGTTCAAAGGAAAGATCGCTGGTTGTTTTCGAAGTGTATCCACCTCTTTTTGAGATTGCTGAATTTGGTGCCTAGCTCAAGATTTTAGGaggcatgatttttattttggtgttcaCTCTTGCCCTGTTTCAATTTTTGTTgcacataagttttttttttcttcatgttttgtgGTTTGGAATTGTAGATATATTTCCTAGCCTAAGGATGGagtttacatttatgtttttttctggcataaaggaagaggaaaaaagcatCTCAAGTTTGGACTCTTAGTCTGAAAGTctgcatttatttacataattgaGCTTAACgtagttttatttttgctgctGTACTTGCTTAAAATTTGGATTCAGGATCATATGTGCTTCATGAATATGTTGGGCAGTACTGACTTTTCTATAATTTAAGGAGGTTAGCtgtaggagaaagagaagaaaattttggGACTGTTCTAAATTCGTATATACACCAGACTTTTAATATCTctataattttaagtgaaatataatTTCAGATTAGGTGGCAACACCTGCTTTGCAGTGAGCATTCAATAGTGTATATATAGAATCATTATACTTGAAATCGctttaaatctcattttcttacatattctctctacttttctcaTGCCATATAATATGGTTTTATCTCCATGTATTCTTCATACTTTTTGATATATTCTCTGTTTAAGTTGAATAGTATTATGGTAATCAACATAGAaatgattaaatgattaaaaattgtAAAGGGCAGTTTTTAATGTTGCTCTGGAATTCACCTTTAGTCATCATAAGATAAAGATTTAAAGCCActctaaaaaatggaaaaggccTATGTGTTACAAGGCGAAATGCCtctcattgttttcttattaacaCTGTTAGCTTTTCTGCTGGGCTTCATTGGGAAAACCGAAACAACTATAGGCAATAATTCCCCAGGCCAAGTAATTTCAGTTTGGCAATCCCAGATCTCTGCAGCATCACTTGGTCACTACCTCCTGGGGATATAATTAGCTGCCGCTCTGATTGTTTTATACAGCTATTTGTGAGTGTCTTTAATGATCCTGTATAGGATTCCTTTGATTTTGGAAGAACTATAATCTATCTGAATCTTTAATGATGCTATCCTCTCAATTTTCTTGGCAAAGCAGGTaagtgggagggacagaaggacacTCTTTAGTGAGTAAATCAGCAGCTAAGATTTCTGTGTTCCAGGAATGTAAAAATTGTTTTCCTCAACTCCCCTCTGATGTCAGCCTTCTATGAGGCATGTTGCTGCTGGCATCCTAGAGAAGGAGGATGGAGCAGGAACCAAGCCCATGAAGGAGAGTCTTTCTGTATAGGCAGATGAGGATATGAGTAGGGGAAAGTGTACATCTAGGCCTCAAAGAATAAGAATACAGCTATAGAAGAATATCACAGAAGACTCAAAGTTTATCACATGactatttatcttccttttcaaGTTTCCCAGCTGTTTGAgcttgtgttttttaattttgtgttgtttttagttattttttcagGTTCTGTGACTTCCTTTATGGCCTATGATTTATGTTCAGCTTAGCCACCTGGTCCATCTATTCAGGATCTAGAAACTTCATCCCTTTGTAAGCTTCTGCCTCACCTGCCACTGAACTGCTCCTCCCTCTTCCTACTGGTCACAGCTCTTTGATTGCTTTCAGGCTGCTGAATATTAACAGTGTGTGTCACAACACAGCGGCATGCAGGTTCTTCGAAAACATTGTCATCCGGCCCCTAATGAAGACCTTTCATTCATCCTTCTTTGACAATTCTCtctcatttattatattatttattcattaatgaaCCCACTTGATATTTACAGTGTGTGCCTCTGATATGCCAAACTGCCCATTTACAAAGCAAAGAAATTTATGTGAGTTGGTATCtcaattttcttatatatatatttttactctcTCATCACATTTTCTTCACTGTCATAAAATTTCTctactccttccctttcttctatttcatctttCACTTTGTCTCTTCAATTTTGGCTTCTCTGGCTCACCACTTATTGTCCTCTGACCTCTGTGATTgttttgtccaatttgttggctcCTTTGTCTCCTTTCACATTTTCACTATGAATTTCTATATGGTTgggtctttgctttttttccccctccatacTCTTTCCCTCAGGGACCTTATTCACTCTTGTACATTCAGTTATTACTCACATGGATTGTTATACAGTTATATTTTGGACCTGTATTTCTTCCCATACATCCTGACTCATATTTCCACCTGGATATCTTACTAGTATCTGAAACTCTAattgtttaatataaataaaatcatctatTTTCTCCATCCTCACAAATTCTGTgtccattttccttatttataaaaatgaatctgCCATTGTCCTATCTATTCATGGTCTAACATTGATGTCATCTTTGACGTCACTCTTCGGGTTCACTCCAACTTTAACTGGCCACcaattttttgtgtatttcttagtattttcGTTTTTGCTTTGACAGTCTTAAAgctaaaatcttaaattttagtACATCTGTATAGCCCCCCAGGATCTGCTTTATTTCAGCATTCTCTTTAGAGGACTTCCTGCCTCCATTGTTTCTTTCCTCCAAATGACCCATCACACTTTCAGATGGAGCATCTTCCCTAATTACTGGCCTTATCACCAATTCCTTGCATCCTCTTCATTGACTCTGTACATTTACTTAATAATTCTTGAATATCTGTATTAGTTCTTAAGGTGAGGCACAAACTAATCTCtaccatttttttctcatcttacGTTTTCTCTTCTCCAAAACCAATATCTATTCTGTAGATAATCTGCATGCTTCACCCTTAGCCCAGTGAGCACCAAACTTacctatttttcatattttaccatCTGCTTGAAATGACTCTCTTGGATGCTGTGTATTGTAATATTTACCAATTCTTAAAGCTATACACAAATGCCACATCTGGTATGCTGCCTTTTCTCATCACTATAGTTGTCTTTTCCCACTCTCCTCATGTATTAGAGGACACTTCTATGACATGTGTCATGCAATACCtgaagtatatttatatacaggTTGGATAAGGACTGACTTTGTACAACATTGGTCCATCTTGAGGTCTGACACATACTAAGCATTTCCACTTTAACAAAATGAATAAGTGAGAAGAATGGGGAATATAACATACCTAAGACTTTGGTTTTGAATGTGACTATAATGTACCTGAAGTACCCCTGCTTTCTCCACTCGTACAATTAAAgtagaagtaaaaatgaaagaattttgtGTGAAAAAGGCAGTTTGAAAGAAGAGTCTGTTTTCCACAGAGTCTGTGCTGGCAGATCAGCACATATTTGAGCCTGGATGGGCAGAGTcttcaaaaatttcttaaagCACCCACCTTGGCCCTTTCTccattcccttctccctcttaCCACTAATGACAAGGGAAATGTCCAGTGTTCTCTGTggtggtcagaaaaaaaaatttttttttaattgaaatttatgGCTTTGGATTCTTGGAACAGCAGATGTGAAAGTGATTAGTATTTCCACTAAGGAGCAAAATTGTTATTTGGGAAATATGCTCAAGTGATTGAATGCAAGTGTGGATATGAAAGCTTTGCCTAAAACCAGGTCTAGTTTCAATGCTTTAGAATAATGGAAGTTTCAGAATTTGACGAATGATTTCTGTACTTAAAAAGTCACTCGTGTGCATTATTCTTCAGTatataatagaaaacatttattgtGCCATACTATGTGGTAGGCACTGAGTTTAGGTAAGTTTATATATATCATTCATTTCTCACAACACCCTGCAAAGAGGTATTATGATCTCCACATTAGTTATGAGAATCCTGAAGCTCACAGAGGTCACGTTCTCACATAGCAAGTGAATGGTGATGCCTGCCATCAAAGCCCAAGCTGCTAATCATTCTACTATAATTTGTGAAAGGCAGTCtgtgaatttttgtgtttttagtatTGAAGAATATAGAGatgaaaatttggaaatgatTTCTGGACTTTTGACTGTGAGCCTATCACTGTACGATAAGTCCACCATGTAGAAGAATACCACCTTTGGAAGTTACTGTGACCCTCAGCAGGAGAAGTTAAGTGGACAGATAACCCTACTGGGATAGTAGAACCCAGAGAAAACACACAGTGGGGAGAATTTCACATGGCTATTTTCTGTTGTTCGCTATGCCTCTTTTTCCTGCTTAGTATATGACTAGACTTctcaaatcattaaaaaacagttaaatattttACAGTGAATTGTGTATGTCATTATACAGTATAAAAGGCCGTCTATCCATTTATTATCATGTGTGATTTTCACAGAAACTGTGAGCCTGAATAAGGCAAGTAATAGAAGCATCTGCCTACCTTAAATCCTATCCAATGTCAAAGTCAGGAGCAACCCTGAATCAGTGAATTAAAGGTGAGAGATTGGTGTTCTCTTTAATTTACCTGTGTTCTTACTAACCTTGGCTGCCATATTTAATACCATCTGAACCTTGtttagctttttctctttttttctaacagtttctttttttccctttatcataaatatctttcctaatttcccccttttcttatttccctccacatttaaaatcttcattctttctcttttctctctgctttatttttttctgcatcctaGATTATTTCAAGActtcaagaaaataaactgagtGCTGAGTATAGGCTTGAAGATTAAATGCTATCTGACCCCTACCAAGAAATATGCTACAAGGCCTTAGGTGCCTTCTCATGGGGAGACTATTAGTCATGGCTACtgtaagtttttaaatgaaaaatttccccttgtgtcatttaaaacaattggaaaagaagaccaagaaatgagagaataaaaaatagtaaagatcACTGACCTAAAGGCATTGCCTTACTACAGCCTGGGGTTATTACTCTAACTTCTCATAGTATGGGCTATACCTACATGCATAATGATGGTTACTATTAAAAGTTAGTTTCATATTATATAATTCAAGGTATTTTCCACATattgtgtctctctttttattcAATTATAATTCCCAAAGGACCAGATCAATATCTGTGTTCTTAGGGTAGCCATCTGCTATCCATCTGCTCTTGCTGATACCAGTTACCATCTACCTTTGAATGTCTATAGCACATTTCCCTTCCCACGCCCCAACTGAccacatatttattttagtattcaCTTGGCATGTGTTGTATAATACATTAgatttgtatttgtatgtgtacAATTCATGTTTTTTTCCAACTGTTTTCTTTGACTTACAGGAGTTAGCAAAGGAATAAATCAGTATCAAGGAAAATGGTTAACAAAAGCTGCAAGAAGTATTTGGGATTTTAATCGACCTTTGAGGacaataaaatttagaaagactggggtgggtggctggctcagttggtagagcatgcgactcttgatctcggggtcatgtgttcgagccccacactgggtatagagattactttaaatttttttttttaatgtttatttttgagacagagagagacagagcatgaacaggggagggtcagagagagggagacacagaatctgaaacaggctccaggctctgagctgtcagcacagagcccaacgcggggctcgaactcacggaccgcgagatcatgacctgagcgaagtcgccgcttaaccgactgagccacccaggcgcccctactttaaaaaaatcttttagaaagaCCAAAGGATggaattcctagaaacattatGTTAAGTTTTTTACCATTGTAGCGACTAGTTACATAACCACCAAAATACAGAGAATCAGTATACAAATTATAATAGCAATGAATAATCACTTTCCCAGGTATAATTTCCTATTGTACtagtcaaataatttttaattgagtaCACATTCtatgtaatatttaattattgttaGTTTGCTATAGAGTAATGGACATTATGGATGAATGTCTCTAGTTAGCTTTGattttaaccaagaaaaaaatcactgttttgagttttgctttcttttacttgATTGTTTTCCCTAGGATCTTTCTTTTTGGAATAAGAATCAAGACACATAAGTTTTGGTCCCCAGATTGCCACTTGTGCGAATCTTGGAAACTCTGTTTACTTTGATGGGTCTCATGTTTTTCATCTGAATGATGACCaaatggacaaaatagactttacaTAGTTCCATGAGAATTTTCATCTCATTATGCTGGGGAAATGTGCTTTTCCTCATCAAGGCCTTAGGACTTTTTCAATAATTACTGAGTTTCCTGACTCCCTCTCCAGTGCCTTTATCACTTCCCCATGCATATCCATCCTGTCAGTCCTTTTCTGAGCTGGAGCTGTCTTTTCCTCCCTGGATGAGCAGCATAAGTGCCCCCTACTCTAGGCCCCAGTTTTCTGCGAATAGAAAGTGTGCATCTTGAGACTGTAGACTGTTAGTTCAAGAGGTAACAGTATAATCACTACATGTGGTTGAGAATAGAGATTCATGCTAGTGGTGGAGACCCAGAATGGGGGGCAGGACACAGTGATAGTCTCCATGTGTTTTGCAGTCTGGGATGACTGAGGGCATCAGTTAGATGCTCCTTTGTGTGAGAAAGTCTGGAATTGTAGTTGTAAAAATGAAGGATGTCATTATACCGTTCTACTGTACCTCATCAATTCTAAAATGATCaaccttattattgtttttggaAATTACTCTCTATTACAGGATATGATCGAGGTAGGTATCTGAACACAGAGACAAATAGAACACTGTTGTCTGCTCACCATCCacttcacatatatatattatacatattaaagGACTGAATCTCCAGTgtcacattttgcattttatggtTTAAGATCAAGAAGAAAGAtcctctgtttttcttaaaatgtgattTATTAATGTTTgacattcttattttataatccTAAATCAAAAGTACAAAATACAAATTGCCTTGAAGATAAAATATCTGAATAGATTTCACAGTAAGCAGGAAAATACCACACAACAACAGGTTACCTGCAGGTGGTACTAAGCACTTTAAATGGTGTGGGTGGGGATGTCAGTGGACATAAAGTTTGACACCAAAGGGAGGATGAGACACTGATGAATTAAAACATATAATCCTAGCTATTCCAAGTGCTGATCTTTAATACTTTCATATGGATGGGTAGGGAAAAGCTGTTTGCAAAAATATGTTACACACTTGGTGGCCACTTTAGGCATGCACCTTAGCAGAATCTGGTGAAATCtttcaaatacacatttattaggTTTGGAAAAAGCCTTGCATCCTAGTGGCATGACGTTTTTATTGAATGTTGAGGCCAGTTTAGGGCTTTGTAGTTATGAAAAATTGCATGGGAACTAGAGGCACCCAGGATAGTGAACATAATAAAATGTGATGGAAAACACTTGTTCCGTTTTTAGAGTCCACCTAACAAGTGTTTTACTAGTGGGCTGTTCAATTTCACATACCCCAGTCAGTGTCTTTATTCAATCTTAATCTACAGCCAGTCTTAATTTAGTCTCAACTCATATATTAGTCACTCTCTCACTCAAGGTGACAATTGATTTGTTAATCATGCTTTCCTCTCATCCTACTTTTTATCAGAAAATTGTGGGAGCAATCTGGCAAGAGGAGTAGATTATGAGGACATACATAAAAGTAAGATGGACTATGTTAGAAGTGAGAAATAGTCAATATCAGaagtgatttaaataaaaaaatttttaatgtttttttatttatttctgagggtggggggaatgggcagagagagagacacagaatcaggagtagactccaggctccaagctgtcagtacagacactgatgtgggacttgaactcacgaaccatgagatcatgactggagctgaagttggatgctcaaaggactgagccactcaggcgccctcaAAAGTGATTTAAACAGACAATGAATGTCATGGGTACTCATCTGTCCATGTTCATGGCTAATCTGTTCATTTGAGAACAGAACGTTGCAGTAAGAGTATTGGTGATAGTTTAAAATTATGTCTTAACTCACACATGTGATGGTAGtgtgttgatttttgctttttttatatttgaggaaGTAGATAACTATATCCTTTTCATTCATAAGAATATTGAAACATTAGTAATTCTGTGACCTATTATCTCCATAATCACattttcctcctcattttcttAGTTCTTATTTCATTGGCAGCCCAGTTGGCTGGATCAATGGATGGAGGGAATCACTCGGTTGTGTCTGAGTTTGTGTTTCTGGGACTCACTCATTCATGGGAGATCCAGCTTCTCCTCCTGGTGTTCTCCTCTGTGCTCTATGTGGCAAGCATGACCGGGAACATCCTCATTGTGTTCTCTGTGACCGTTGATCCTCAGTTGCATTCCCCCATGTACTTCCTACTGGCCAATCTCTCTTTCATTGACTTGGGAGCCTGCTCTGCCACCTCACCCAAGATGATTTATGACCTTTTCAGAAAGCACAAAGTCATCTCCTTTGGAGGCTGCATCGCCCAGATCTTCTTCATCCACGTCATTGGTGGTGTGGAGATGGTGCTGCTCATCGCCATGGCCTTTGACAGATATGTTGCCATCTGCAAGCCTCTCCACTACTTGACCATCATGAGCCCACGAATGTGCATTTTGTTTCTGGCTGCTGCCTGGGCCCTTGGTGTCAGTCACTCACTGTTCCAACTAGCATTCATTGTTAATTTACCCTTCTGTGGTCCTAATGTATTGGACAGCTTTTACTGTGACCTTCCTCGGCTCCTCAGACTGGCCTGTACAGATACCTACAGATTGCAGTTCATGGTCACTGTTAACAGTGGGTTTATCTGTGTGGGTTCCTTCTTCATACTCCTCATCTCCTACGTCTTCATCCTTTTTTCTGTTTGGAAACATTCCTCAGGTGGTTCATCCAAAGCCGTTTCCACCCTGTCAGCTCACATCACTGTggtccttttgttttttggtccaACCATGTTTGTCTATACATGGCCACATCCCAATTCCCAGATGGACAAATTTCTTGCCATTTTTGATGCAGTCATCACTCCTTTTCTGAATCCAGTCATCTACACGCTCAGGAATAAAGAGATGAAGGCAGCAATCAAGAGAGTGTGCAGACAGCTAGTGATTTACAGGAAGATCTCATAAGTGATATATGACTTCTCACTAATCATGGGATAGCCTTTTGTTTCTATCTTTGATATTTTGGATTCAGAAAATTTGGGACATCAAATATTGATATGAGTGTTATCACAGCTGTGACATAATTCTTACATGATGAATCTATTTAATCCTTATAAAGAGTGAGCCATGGAAACAGTATATCTCGCTATCTATGGAAGtcccatttaatttatttcagcaatGTTATATAGTTTCGGGTGAACAGGTCTTGCATATCTTTCTTGAGATTTGttcctaattattttaatttttggtgctg includes:
- the LOC106969855 gene encoding olfactory receptor 4F3/4F16/4F29; this translates as MDGGNHSVVSEFVFLGLTHSWEIQLLLLVFSSVLYVASMTGNILIVFSVTVDPQLHSPMYFLLANLSFIDLGACSATSPKMIYDLFRKHKVISFGGCIAQIFFIHVIGGVEMVLLIAMAFDRYVAICKPLHYLTIMSPRMCILFLAAAWALGVSHSLFQLAFIVNLPFCGPNVLDSFYCDLPRLLRLACTDTYRLQFMVTVNSGFICVGSFFILLISYVFILFSVWKHSSGGSSKAVSTLSAHITVVLLFFGPTMFVYTWPHPNSQMDKFLAIFDAVITPFLNPVIYTLRNKEMKAAIKRVCRQLVIYRKIS